From uncultured Methanobrevibacter sp., a single genomic window includes:
- a CDS encoding precorrin-8X methylmutase: MKIELEQVEPAEIESRSMEIIESELPHEIDPKLAPIIKRAVHTAADFDYVDNLCFSEDVVDKALEAIKNGACIVTDTNMAKAGINKAELKKHGGEVFCFMSDDDVRDIAKKNGSTRARTSMDKAASLDKPLIFAIGNAPTALIRLYELIQEGKLNPELIIGVPVGFVNVVQSKELIMQCDVPYIVARGRKGGSNVAAAISNALLYMLRDQNK, translated from the coding sequence ATGAAAATTGAATTAGAACAAGTTGAACCTGCTGAAATTGAAAGCAGGAGTATGGAAATCATTGAATCTGAACTTCCTCATGAAATTGACCCTAAATTAGCGCCAATTATTAAAAGAGCAGTTCACACTGCTGCTGATTTTGATTATGTAGATAACTTATGCTTTTCAGAAGATGTAGTCGATAAGGCATTGGAAGCAATTAAGAATGGTGCTTGCATTGTTACTGACACAAATATGGCAAAGGCAGGAATCAATAAGGCAGAGCTTAAGAAGCATGGTGGCGAAGTCTTCTGCTTTATGAGTGATGATGATGTTAGAGACATTGCAAAAAAGAATGGATCTACACGTGCAAGAACTTCCATGGATAAGGCAGCAAGTTTGGATAAACCTTTGATTTTTGCAATAGGAAACGCTCCAACCGCTTTGATTCGATTATATGAATTGATTCAAGAAGGAAAACTCAATCCTGAACTCATCATAGGAGTTCCAGTAGGATTTGTTAATGTAGTCCAATCAAAAGAGTTGATTATGCAATGTGATGTTCCTTACATCGTTGCTCGTGGACGTAAAGGTGGAAGTAATGTTGCAGCGGCTATTTCAAATGCATTATTGTACATGCTAAGAGATCAAAATAAATAG
- the cbiE gene encoding precorrin-6y C5,15-methyltransferase (decarboxylating) subunit CbiE — MKEINIIGMGMSEKTITAEALELIIEADILLGAKRLINEFSHMKKPSYNAYLSDDILEIIEKTDAEKIAILVSGDVGFYSAAEKLLDVLTDYNPNLVSGISSVSYFFAKCSLPWKDANLISCHGLDTNIVSSVRRNRYTFALTGKNIPELQKELVKYGFGDLKVWIGENLGSDEESIQESKIANLAGMEFSSLTVLIIENPDFDSRIRTGIPDDEFIRGKVPMTKSEVRAVCLSKLSINPDDVAYDIGCGTGSVTIEMAFSAYEGKVYAFDKNEEAIALLNQNCQKFHLDNVEALCGLAPECLKDLPVPNVAFIGGSSGNMGEIVSYLYGINDKMKFVITAVTIESAMAGLESLKNVGINGDIVQVAVSKGRQIGDLHMLMAQNPIFIISGSGAHE; from the coding sequence ATGAAGGAAATCAATATTATTGGAATGGGTATGAGTGAAAAAACCATCACTGCTGAAGCTTTGGAGTTGATTATTGAAGCCGATATTTTATTAGGGGCTAAACGATTAATCAATGAGTTTTCTCACATGAAAAAACCTAGTTATAATGCTTATTTATCTGATGATATACTTGAGATAATAGAAAAGACAGATGCAGAAAAAATAGCTATCCTAGTTTCTGGAGATGTTGGCTTTTATAGTGCAGCTGAGAAATTATTGGATGTCTTAACGGATTATAATCCTAATTTAGTTTCTGGAATATCCTCTGTATCATACTTTTTTGCAAAATGCAGTCTTCCTTGGAAAGATGCAAATTTGATAAGCTGTCATGGGCTTGATACTAATATTGTTTCATCAGTTCGAAGAAATAGGTACACTTTTGCTTTAACAGGCAAAAATATTCCAGAATTGCAGAAAGAATTGGTTAAATATGGATTCGGTGATTTGAAGGTTTGGATTGGTGAGAATTTGGGCTCAGATGAAGAGTCCATTCAAGAATCCAAGATAGCTAATTTGGCTGGAATGGAATTCAGTTCTCTAACTGTTTTGATTATAGAAAATCCTGATTTTGATTCAAGAATCAGAACTGGAATTCCAGATGATGAATTCATTAGAGGAAAAGTCCCAATGACAAAGTCAGAAGTTCGAGCTGTATGCTTGTCTAAGCTATCAATTAATCCTGATGATGTGGCTTATGATATTGGCTGTGGAACCGGTTCTGTAACAATTGAAATGGCGTTTTCAGCATATGAAGGAAAGGTTTATGCCTTTGACAAGAATGAAGAGGCAATTGCATTGTTAAATCAAAATTGCCAAAAGTTCCACTTGGATAATGTGGAGGCGCTATGTGGATTGGCACCAGAATGCCTAAAGGATTTGCCTGTTCCGAATGTGGCATTTATTGGAGGAAGCTCTGGAAATATGGGAGAAATTGTCAGTTATCTTTATGGAATTAATGATAAAATGAAATTTGTCATAACTGCAGTGACTATTGAAAGTGCAATGGCTGGATTGGAATCCTTAAAGAATGTTGGAATAAATGGGGATATTGTTCAAGTTGCAGTTTCAAAAGGCAGACAAATCGGTGACTTGCATATGCTAATGGCTCAAAATCCTATATTCATTATTAGTGGAAGTGGTGCTCATGAATAG
- a CDS encoding sirohydrochlorin cobaltochelatase, protein MADKIILVVSFGTSYNNNRALTIGAIEKDIDEAFPDYEMRRAFTSQMVINILKKRDDLAIDNVEEALERALADGVKTVIIQPTHIMNGTEYHFKIKDTVDKYIDKFENIPIAEPLLISDEDFEDLIASITSKGDYDDDTAVVFMGHGSPAESNIVYTKLQGMLKDKGFDNYYIGTVEAKPDYDDVLAMVKEGDYKKIVLKPLMVVAGDHAQNDMAGDEDDSWKSMFASEGYEVECVIEGLAQSKDIRDVYIKHVQNAIDGLN, encoded by the coding sequence ATGGCTGATAAGATTATTTTAGTAGTAAGTTTTGGTACTTCTTATAACAATAACCGTGCTCTTACCATTGGAGCTATCGAAAAGGACATTGATGAAGCATTTCCTGATTATGAAATGAGAAGAGCATTCACAAGCCAAATGGTTATAAACATTTTGAAAAAACGTGATGATTTGGCTATTGACAATGTGGAAGAAGCATTGGAAAGAGCATTGGCTGATGGTGTAAAGACTGTTATCATTCAACCAACTCACATCATGAACGGTACTGAATACCATTTCAAGATCAAGGATACTGTAGACAAATACATTGACAAGTTTGAAAACATTCCAATTGCAGAACCTTTATTAATCTCTGATGAAGACTTTGAAGACCTGATTGCAAGCATCACCTCTAAAGGAGATTATGATGACGATACTGCAGTTGTATTCATGGGTCACGGTTCTCCTGCAGAAAGTAATATTGTTTACACCAAATTGCAAGGAATGCTAAAGGATAAAGGATTCGATAATTATTATATCGGAACTGTTGAAGCAAAACCTGACTATGATGATGTCTTGGCTATGGTAAAGGAAGGGGACTACAAGAAGATAGTGCTCAAGCCTTTAATGGTTGTAGCTGGAGACCATGCTCAAAACGACATGGCAGGGGATGAAGATGATTCCTGGAAATCAATGTTTGCATCCGAAGGCTATGAAGTTGAATGTGTAATTGAAGGACTCGCTCAATCTAAAGACATTAGAGATGTTTACATTAAGCATGTTCAAAATGCAATTGATGGTTTAAATTAA
- the cobK gene encoding precorrin-6A reductase, giving the protein MHKIVLFGGTTEGRLLTEFLSQNKIPAIVCVATEYGEKVLEYEPPVIVQPKRLKPDPMRKLFEEEKTEFVFDATHPYATEISKHIKEICEEQNIEYIRVLRESIEIEDAVKVSSMEELIDYLNTTEGLIFSSMGAKEAPALTEVENFQERVYLRMLPSPEGMKQCLELGYPMKNLCGMQGPFSKEFNMAQFKEIGAGILITKESGNVGGFLEKTDAAKECGMEVVVLSRLVNEEGISVEEAKDTIRSKCL; this is encoded by the coding sequence ATGCACAAAATTGTTTTATTTGGAGGAACTACTGAAGGACGTTTATTAACTGAATTCTTATCTCAAAATAAGATTCCTGCTATAGTTTGTGTTGCTACAGAATACGGGGAGAAAGTATTGGAATATGAACCTCCTGTCATTGTTCAGCCTAAAAGATTAAAGCCTGACCCTATGAGAAAACTATTTGAAGAAGAGAAGACGGAATTTGTTTTTGATGCTACACATCCTTATGCTACAGAAATCAGCAAACACATTAAGGAGATTTGTGAGGAACAGAATATTGAATACATTAGAGTCTTAAGAGAATCAATTGAGATTGAAGATGCTGTAAAAGTATCCAGTATGGAAGAATTGATTGATTATCTTAACACTACTGAAGGATTGATTTTTTCTTCAATGGGGGCGAAAGAGGCTCCTGCGTTAACAGAGGTGGAAAACTTCCAGGAAAGGGTTTATTTAAGAATGTTGCCTTCACCAGAAGGAATGAAGCAATGCCTTGAATTAGGTTACCCTATGAAAAACCTTTGCGGAATGCAAGGTCCTTTTTCTAAGGAATTCAATATGGCACAATTCAAGGAAATTGGTGCAGGCATACTTATAACTAAAGAATCTGGTAATGTTGGAGGTTTTTTAGAAAAGACAGATGCTGCAAAGGAATGTGGCATGGAAGTTGTCGTTTTATCCAGATTAGTTAATGAAGAGGGTATTAGTGTAGAAGAAGCTAAAGACACCATTAGGAGTAAATGCTTATGA
- the cbiD gene encoding cobalt-precorrin-5B (C(1))-methyltransferase CbiD, whose product MAEKRLVNQKLLRCGYTTGTCAAAASKAAVAMLFKQESMDSVAITTPNQTDLIIDVLNPQFNDNVASCSIEKDGGDDPDITNGILVSSKVALLPDSSEIIIEGGKGVGKVTKGGLDQPVGMSAINSVPRKMIKDSLNELAMQFNYSGGFHVLISVPEGEEIAKKTFNPELGIVGGISILGTTGIVEPMSAKALADSIKVEISVIAAESNESILIFLGNFGKKFTEEDLNLSTKPGIMCSNFIDVALDSSVEFGFKNILLVGHIGKFVKLGIGMFNTHSHNGDGRIETLLSCALDAGANIEILKEIQKCVTTNAVLDILYENDLLDKTMEILNERIQHNIDRRVPDDINVGFICFANTGEYSGVLFESENVDDLKRLWKK is encoded by the coding sequence ATGGCAGAAAAACGTTTGGTTAATCAAAAATTATTGCGTTGCGGTTATACAACAGGGACATGTGCAGCGGCAGCTTCTAAGGCGGCTGTGGCAATGCTCTTTAAACAGGAATCAATGGATTCTGTAGCAATCACAACACCTAATCAAACTGATCTCATAATAGATGTTTTAAACCCTCAGTTTAATGATAATGTTGCAAGCTGTTCTATTGAAAAGGATGGCGGTGATGACCCTGACATCACTAATGGAATATTGGTATCTTCCAAAGTGGCTTTATTGCCTGATTCTTCAGAAATTATTATTGAAGGGGGAAAAGGAGTTGGAAAAGTAACCAAAGGTGGGTTAGATCAGCCAGTTGGTATGTCTGCTATAAACTCTGTTCCTCGAAAAATGATAAAGGATTCATTAAATGAATTGGCGATGCAATTTAATTATAGTGGAGGCTTTCATGTTTTAATTTCTGTACCGGAGGGTGAAGAAATAGCAAAGAAAACTTTCAACCCTGAATTAGGTATAGTTGGGGGCATTTCAATTTTGGGTACAACAGGTATTGTTGAGCCAATGAGTGCCAAGGCATTAGCCGATTCAATTAAAGTTGAAATAAGTGTCATTGCTGCAGAAAGCAATGAGTCCATACTTATATTCTTAGGTAATTTTGGTAAAAAGTTCACAGAAGAGGATTTGAATTTATCAACAAAACCTGGAATAATGTGCAGTAATTTCATTGATGTTGCATTGGATAGTTCTGTTGAATTTGGGTTCAAGAATATTCTTTTAGTTGGCCATATAGGCAAATTTGTAAAACTGGGAATAGGAATGTTTAACACCCACTCACATAATGGTGATGGTAGGATAGAAACACTATTGTCCTGTGCGTTGGATGCAGGTGCAAATATTGAAATCCTAAAAGAGATTCAAAAATGTGTAACTACTAATGCAGTATTGGATATCCTATATGAAAATGACTTATTGGATAAGACTATGGAAATCTTAAATGAGAGAATACAACATAATATTGATAGAAGAGTTCCAGATGACATCAATGTTGGATTCATATGCTTTGCAAATACGGGAGAGTATTCTGGAGTTTTATTTGAAAGTGAAAATGTAGATGATCTTAAAAGATTATGGAAAAAATAA
- a CDS encoding zinc ribbon domain-containing protein: protein MKCNACGNKYSDEFDFCPFCGAYPKKFCPKCFKEINDGGDVCSDCGTELLPFEGFKKYQDLKEKALEYLDKDNFKKSTEYSERILEDWPQVEEVNFLLAENYAFLGEIDKSLRQYERLAEINPRYMGVYSRIAKIYIEKEEIEKAKEYLQKEHDAYPFENEHYIYSMHICFLEDDFEKANRILDRLFAIGPNEDDLLIFKINNDLNLKLVEYDPELADLNERVKAYLEKNFNYSF, encoded by the coding sequence ATGAAGTGTAATGCATGTGGCAATAAGTATTCAGATGAATTTGATTTCTGTCCATTCTGTGGTGCCTACCCTAAAAAGTTTTGTCCAAAATGCTTTAAGGAAATTAATGATGGTGGAGATGTATGTTCAGACTGCGGAACGGAACTTTTGCCATTTGAAGGCTTCAAGAAGTATCAGGATCTTAAGGAGAAGGCTCTTGAATACTTGGATAAGGATAATTTTAAAAAATCAACGGAATATTCTGAAAGGATATTGGAGGATTGGCCTCAAGTTGAAGAGGTAAATTTTCTTTTGGCTGAGAATTATGCATTCTTAGGCGAGATTGATAAGTCTTTAAGACAGTATGAGAGATTAGCTGAAATTAATCCAAGATATATGGGAGTATATTCCCGAATAGCTAAGATATACATTGAAAAAGAAGAGATTGAAAAGGCTAAGGAGTATCTTCAAAAGGAACATGATGCATATCCATTTGAAAATGAGCATTATATCTATTCAATGCACATTTGCTTTTTGGAAGATGATTTTGAAAAGGCAAACAGAATTCTTGATAGATTATTTGCAATTGGGCCTAATGAAGATGATTTATTGATTTTCAAAATTAACAATGACTTGAATTTGAAATTAGTTGAGTATGATCCGGAACTTGCAGACTTAAATGAAAGGGTTAAGGCGTATTTGGAGAAAAATTTCAATTATTCCTTTTAA
- a CDS encoding zinc ribbon domain-containing protein, whose protein sequence is MIKCSKCGKENVDDAIFCADCGTKLDNGPSALSTDIETDDSSSDSIWSLFKIRKVDESETFSARFKKHPVLYICCVFPLIFILVISIASDANLFIKGLHPADYETNYPDEFNNLDLNDDGKLEFNEVNHIVSHTPQDMLYDLFRKSDKDENGYLTGYEFDVYQSKANGNVYEADYRRLMEEMERNASKNKGGRDYSSGNSKATNSLNKLESDRKEGYVLTCPYCGSESIYEIDGYYRCAECGNSIYDPDDLELGYAEGYMELLVPISSY, encoded by the coding sequence ATGATAAAATGTTCCAAATGCGGAAAGGAAAACGTTGATGATGCTATTTTTTGTGCAGATTGTGGAACTAAATTAGATAATGGCCCATCTGCTCTAAGCACTGATATTGAAACAGATGATTCTAGTTCAGATAGTATTTGGTCTCTTTTTAAAATAAGAAAGGTGGATGAATCTGAAACATTCAGTGCACGTTTTAAAAAACACCCTGTTTTATATATTTGTTGTGTTTTTCCATTAATTTTTATATTGGTGATTTCAATAGCTAGCGATGCAAATCTTTTCATTAAAGGATTGCATCCAGCAGATTATGAAACCAATTATCCTGATGAATTTAATAATCTGGACCTTAATGATGATGGCAAATTAGAATTCAATGAAGTGAATCACATTGTCTCACATACACCACAAGATATGCTATATGATCTATTTAGAAAGTCGGATAAGGATGAAAATGGCTATTTGACTGGTTATGAATTTGATGTGTATCAATCTAAAGCCAACGGCAATGTATATGAAGCAGACTATCGAAGATTAATGGAAGAAATGGAAAGAAATGCTTCAAAGAATAAAGGTGGCAGAGATTACAGTTCAGGAAATTCTAAAGCTACAAACAGCCTTAATAAACTAGAATCTGATAGAAAAGAAGGTTATGTATTGACTTGCCCATACTGTGGAAGCGAATCAATATATGAAATTGATGGATATTATAGATGTGCTGAATGCGGCAATTCCATCTATGACCCAGATGATCTGGAATTAGGATATGCTGAAGGATACATGGAGTTGTTAGTTCCGATATCGTCATATTAG
- the cobM gene encoding precorrin-4 C(11)-methyltransferase, with the protein MIHFVGAGSGAVDLITIRGAELLKEADVIIYAGSLVNPDLLNYAKDSCEIYDSAKMTLDEVLEKMFEAEKENKMTVRLHTGDSSIYGAIREQMDRLDEEGISYDVCPGVSSFCGAAAALKAEYTLPDVSQSVIITRMAGRTPVPEKESIASFAEHGATMVIFLSTGLLKDLSKELVKGKYTENTPAAIVYKATWPDEKVMRCTVGTLYETAKENNITKTALIIVGDVLDSEYSLSRLYADDFSTEFRQAKK; encoded by the coding sequence ATGATTCATTTTGTTGGAGCAGGAAGTGGAGCTGTTGATTTAATAACTATAAGGGGAGCAGAACTCCTAAAGGAAGCAGATGTAATAATATATGCAGGTTCATTAGTCAATCCTGATTTGTTAAATTATGCTAAGGATTCATGTGAAATTTATGACAGTGCTAAAATGACTTTAGATGAAGTCTTGGAAAAGATGTTTGAAGCTGAAAAGGAAAATAAGATGACTGTCCGTTTGCACACTGGTGATTCAAGTATTTATGGTGCAATCCGTGAACAGATGGACCGTTTAGACGAAGAAGGAATTTCCTATGATGTTTGCCCTGGAGTTTCAAGCTTTTGTGGTGCAGCGGCAGCATTGAAAGCAGAATATACCTTGCCTGATGTTAGCCAAAGTGTAATAATCACTCGTATGGCCGGTAGAACTCCAGTTCCAGAAAAAGAAAGCATTGCATCATTTGCAGAACATGGGGCAACTATGGTTATTTTCTTAAGTACCGGTCTCCTTAAGGACTTATCTAAAGAGCTTGTAAAAGGAAAATATACTGAAAACACTCCTGCAGCAATCGTTTATAAGGCAACCTGGCCAGATGAAAAGGTTATGCGTTGTACTGTTGGAACATTATATGAAACTGCAAAGGAAAACAACATTACAAAAACAGCTTTAATAATTGTTGGAGATGTTTTAGACAGTGAATATTCCTTATCACGTCTTTATGCTGATGATTTTTCAACAGAATTCAGACAAGCTAAAAAATAA
- a CDS encoding cobyrinate a,c-diamide synthase, with amino-acid sequence MNRILISGTNSNCGKTTITMALLAAFQNRGLEIASFKSGPDYIDPMFHRKVFNVETHNLDPYFSTEQMLCDQFIRNCGKDLSIIEGAMGFYDGIGVEGRASAWEVAKSIKAPAVLIIDAKGMSNSAAAIIKGFKEFKEESMVEGVIFNGISPMLYPLLRDIVQKEGIKAYGFLPREEKYSIGSRNLGLITADEIEDIKEKINGLRELAEKYIDLDGLFELAKSAPVLEASDDFKELIQSSKTDYNEAKTRIAVSRDNAFCFMYKENIEILEDLGCEVVYFSPLEDEELPKDISGLYLCGGYPELYTEELSKNRKLCDEIKDIIERGIPTIAECGGFMYLHDSIEEIPMVGFIKGNCIKTDKLQRFGYIEITALEDNLLCKKDDSIRVHEFHYYDSENCGEAFMAKKASNGLEYLCCHGSDSLYAGFPHIYLPANPDFAKSFVDNARKWKG; translated from the coding sequence ATGAATAGAATTTTGATTTCAGGAACCAACAGTAACTGTGGAAAGACAACAATAACTATGGCTTTGCTTGCAGCATTCCAAAATAGAGGTTTGGAAATCGCTTCCTTCAAATCAGGTCCTGATTATATTGACCCAATGTTCCATCGTAAGGTCTTTAATGTAGAGACTCATAATTTGGATCCTTACTTTTCAACTGAGCAAATGTTATGTGACCAATTCATTAGAAATTGCGGTAAGGACTTAAGCATAATTGAAGGAGCTATGGGCTTTTATGATGGAATCGGTGTTGAAGGCAGAGCAAGTGCTTGGGAAGTTGCTAAATCCATTAAAGCTCCTGCAGTTCTTATTATTGATGCTAAAGGAATGAGCAATTCTGCAGCAGCAATCATAAAAGGTTTCAAGGAATTCAAGGAAGAAAGCATGGTTGAAGGAGTAATATTCAATGGGATTTCTCCTATGTTGTATCCTCTTTTAAGGGATATTGTCCAAAAAGAAGGCATTAAGGCCTATGGTTTCTTGCCTAGAGAAGAGAAGTATTCCATTGGAAGCAGAAACTTAGGATTGATCACTGCAGATGAAATTGAAGACATTAAAGAGAAAATAAATGGTCTTAGGGAATTGGCAGAGAAATACATTGATTTGGATGGATTGTTTGAATTGGCTAAATCAGCTCCAGTCCTTGAAGCAAGTGATGATTTTAAAGAGTTGATTCAAAGCAGCAAAACTGATTACAACGAAGCTAAAACTCGAATAGCAGTTTCTCGTGATAATGCCTTTTGCTTTATGTATAAGGAAAACATTGAAATATTGGAAGATTTAGGATGTGAAGTAGTCTATTTCAGCCCATTGGAAGATGAAGAGCTTCCTAAAGATATTTCTGGATTATATTTATGTGGAGGTTATCCTGAACTATATACCGAAGAATTGTCTAAAAATAGGAAATTATGTGATGAAATTAAAGACATAATAGAAAGGGGAATTCCTACAATAGCTGAATGTGGAGGTTTCATGTATTTGCATGATTCCATTGAAGAAATCCCTATGGTTGGATTTATCAAGGGGAATTGTATAAAAACCGACAAATTGCAAAGATTTGGCTATATTGAAATCACTGCTTTGGAAGATAATCTCTTATGCAAAAAGGATGATAGCATCAGAGTGCATGAATTCCATTATTATGATAGTGAAAACTGTGGAGAAGCATTTATGGCTAAAAAGGCATCCAATGGTTTGGAATATCTTTGCTGTCACGGTTCTGACAGTCTTTATGCAGGTTTCCCACATATTTATCTTCCTGCAAATCCTGATTTTGCAAAGTCTTTTGTGGATAATGCAAGGAAATGGAAAGGTTAA
- the cobJ gene encoding precorrin-3B C(17)-methyltransferase: MKCVSVVGIGPGNELYLSIAAKETLEDSDLIVGYKKYVELVEEYLPEKEYLYTGMTKEVDRCKMALEKAAEGNAVSVVCSGDAGVYGMAGLVYELSVDYPDVEIDIVPGISAVLSGSAVLGAPIGHDFAVISLSDLLTPWELIEKRLALAGEGDFCICLYNPSSHKRKDYLKKACEILLKFKGEDTICGYVRNIGRDGEEYHITNLLELKDTEVDMFTTVFIGNANTKVIDDKMVTPRGYKGV; this comes from the coding sequence ATGAAATGTGTATCTGTAGTGGGTATTGGTCCTGGAAATGAGTTATACCTTAGCATTGCTGCTAAAGAGACTCTTGAGGATTCAGATTTGATTGTAGGTTATAAAAAATATGTAGAACTTGTAGAAGAGTACTTGCCTGAAAAAGAGTATTTGTACACTGGAATGACAAAAGAGGTGGACCGTTGTAAGATGGCATTGGAAAAGGCAGCAGAGGGAAATGCAGTATCTGTAGTCTGCAGTGGAGATGCTGGAGTGTATGGTATGGCAGGTCTGGTCTATGAACTCTCAGTTGACTATCCTGATGTTGAAATTGATATTGTTCCAGGTATTAGTGCTGTTTTAAGTGGATCTGCAGTTTTAGGTGCTCCAATAGGTCATGACTTTGCTGTAATCAGTTTATCAGATTTATTAACCCCTTGGGAATTGATTGAAAAAAGATTGGCATTAGCTGGTGAAGGAGATTTCTGTATTTGCCTTTATAATCCTTCAAGTCATAAAAGAAAGGATTACTTGAAAAAGGCATGTGAAATCTTATTGAAATTCAAAGGTGAAGACACTATTTGTGGATATGTTAGAAACATCGGTAGAGATGGTGAAGAATATCATATCACTAACCTTTTAGAGCTTAAGGACACAGAAGTGGATATGTTTACCACAGTTTTCATTGGAAATGCCAATACAAAAGTCATTGATGATAAAATGGTAACACCTAGAGGTTATAAAGGTGTATAA
- a CDS encoding cobalt-precorrin 5A hydrolase, producing MKVSIIAFTDNGMEIAYKLSNSLSEANDVDFARCGKGALSTWTEEHFSTNDALIFIGAIGIALRAIAPYIKTKTKDPAVVVVDELGQFSIPILSGHIGGANELALQIAEDLGSIPVITTATDINKVFAVDTWAKSQGLQILNPQCIKLVSSKLLKGESVHVKSDYPIQGNLPKNVYLNDLEDSNVGYDVIITHKDLENERKNDTLLLVPQIITVGIGCRKDISFESVESSILNILKSENYHILSINALASIDKKANEKGILEFAKKYDLPFNTYSAEELNSLEGDFTKSEFVKSVVEVDNVCERSAIMESNGKLIRSKDTCDGAGVTVALAINDPNISWE from the coding sequence ATGAAAGTATCAATTATTGCGTTTACAGATAATGGTATGGAAATTGCATATAAATTATCAAATTCATTATCTGAAGCTAATGATGTGGATTTTGCTAGGTGTGGAAAAGGAGCTTTGTCCACTTGGACAGAGGAACATTTCTCTACTAATGATGCCTTAATTTTCATAGGTGCAATAGGAATAGCACTTAGGGCAATCGCTCCCTACATCAAGACAAAAACAAAAGATCCTGCTGTAGTTGTAGTGGATGAATTGGGACAGTTTTCTATACCTATTCTCTCTGGACATATTGGGGGAGCTAATGAATTGGCACTTCAAATAGCTGAGGATTTAGGTTCTATTCCAGTAATCACAACTGCCACTGATATCAATAAGGTATTTGCAGTGGATACTTGGGCAAAAAGTCAGGGATTACAGATTTTAAATCCGCAATGCATTAAATTGGTTTCATCTAAGTTACTAAAGGGAGAATCTGTACATGTCAAATCAGATTATCCCATTCAAGGAAATTTGCCTAAGAATGTTTATCTTAATGATTTAGAAGATTCCAATGTAGGATACGATGTGATAATCACTCATAAAGATTTAGAAAATGAACGTAAGAATGATACATTATTATTAGTCCCACAAATCATTACAGTTGGCATTGGATGTAGAAAAGACATAAGCTTTGAATCGGTAGAAAGCTCCATTTTAAATATATTGAAAAGTGAAAATTATCATATTTTGTCTATAAATGCTTTGGCAAGCATTGATAAAAAGGCTAATGAAAAAGGAATCTTAGAATTTGCTAAGAAATATGATTTGCCATTTAATACTTATAGTGCAGAGGAACTAAACAGTCTTGAAGGAGACTTTACAAAGTCTGAATTTGTTAAAAGTGTTGTGGAAGTGGATAATGTCTGTGAACGTTCCGCAATTATGGAAAGCAATGGAAAATTGATTAGGAGTAAAGACACTTGTGATGGAGCAGGTGTGACTGTTGCTTTAGCAATAAATGACCCAAATATTTCTTGGGAATAA